Proteins encoded in a region of the Geobacillus genomosp. 3 genome:
- a CDS encoding 2-hydroxyacid dehydrogenase, translating to MTKPYVFVTRKLPDDVLAPLAAVAEVGVWPHDDVAVPREVLVEEAKKAAALLPMVSDPIDEDVLAAGSGLKVVANMGVGYDNIDVPAATKRGVLVCNTPDVLTDTTADLTFALLLATARRLVEAAEFLKEGKWKSWSPFLLAGADVHHKTVGIVGMGNIGQAVAKRAKGFDMNVLYHNRSRRPEAEEKLGAVYRPFADLLAESDFVVCLTPLTRETRHLFNREAFRHMKTSAIFINAARGAVVDEQALYEALTQGEIAAAGLDVFEQEPVAADHPLVSLPNVVALPHIGSATYETRRAMMTLARDNIIAVLEGRPPLTPVNRPS from the coding sequence ATGACGAAACCGTACGTCTTTGTGACGCGAAAGCTGCCGGACGATGTGCTCGCCCCGCTCGCCGCCGTCGCCGAGGTCGGCGTGTGGCCGCATGACGACGTGGCCGTGCCGCGCGAGGTGCTGGTGGAAGAGGCGAAAAAGGCGGCGGCTCTTTTGCCGATGGTGTCTGACCCGATCGATGAAGACGTGCTGGCGGCCGGTTCAGGGCTTAAAGTCGTCGCCAACATGGGCGTCGGCTATGACAACATTGACGTGCCGGCGGCGACGAAGCGCGGCGTTCTTGTGTGCAACACGCCGGACGTGCTGACCGATACGACCGCCGATCTGACGTTTGCGCTTTTATTGGCGACAGCCCGCCGCCTTGTCGAAGCGGCCGAATTTTTGAAAGAAGGAAAATGGAAAAGCTGGAGCCCGTTTTTGCTGGCGGGCGCCGATGTCCATCATAAAACGGTCGGCATCGTCGGCATGGGCAACATCGGTCAAGCGGTGGCGAAGCGGGCGAAAGGGTTTGATATGAACGTGCTGTATCACAACCGCTCGCGCCGTCCGGAGGCGGAAGAGAAGCTGGGCGCCGTCTACCGCCCGTTCGCCGATTTGCTTGCGGAGAGCGATTTTGTCGTCTGCTTGACGCCGCTGACCCGCGAGACGCGCCATTTGTTCAACCGTGAGGCGTTTCGGCACATGAAAACGTCGGCGATTTTCATTAATGCGGCGCGCGGCGCGGTCGTTGACGAACAGGCGCTGTATGAGGCGCTCACCCAAGGGGAGATTGCCGCCGCCGGGCTTGACGTGTTTGAACAAGAGCCGGTCGCCGCCGATCATCCGCTCGTGTCGCTGCCGAACGTCGTTGCCTTGCCGCATATCGGCAGCGCTACATACGAAACGCGGCGGGCGATGATGACGTTGGCGCGCGACAACATTATCGCCGTCTTGGAAGGCCGGCCGCCGTTGACGCCGGTCAACCGGCCGTCGTAA
- the yutH gene encoding spore coat putative kinase YutH, with protein METWVYDQYNMRIGRMEQRGASTVVWCEQERFLIVPADGRSEAELEERQQMSRYLRAKGVDGVGELVKTKHGTYIAMDRGQPFVFIRAPLPAARLRSLGRELALMHEYGRSCPLPITSCRRIGQWRELWAKRIDQMEAFWANMLAAGPASPFDRLFLESFPYYLGLAENAVQYVADTELDDEPLRVDYAAFCHERLPQAGWVEGTEAKLPLDWVYDHGARDLAEWVRHLYQRHGKQCQRAVRQFLQDYGHLAPLSPFAWRLVYARLLFPLPYFECVEAYYTAADRKEQAKQERALRQLLDASREYEQFLASFAEIAGIANRIRLPAVEWLPPAR; from the coding sequence ATGGAAACGTGGGTGTATGACCAATATAACATGCGCATCGGGCGAATGGAACAGCGGGGGGCATCGACGGTCGTTTGGTGTGAGCAGGAGCGGTTTCTCATCGTGCCGGCGGACGGGCGGAGCGAGGCGGAGTTGGAAGAGCGCCAACAAATGAGCCGCTATTTGCGGGCAAAAGGGGTGGACGGCGTCGGGGAGCTGGTCAAAACGAAACATGGGACGTATATCGCTATGGATCGCGGCCAGCCGTTCGTTTTCATCCGCGCGCCGCTTCCGGCCGCCCGCCTTCGTTCGCTTGGCCGCGAGTTGGCGCTCATGCATGAATACGGGCGCTCTTGCCCGCTGCCGATCACATCTTGCCGGCGCATCGGGCAATGGCGCGAACTATGGGCGAAGCGAATCGACCAAATGGAGGCGTTTTGGGCGAACATGCTGGCAGCGGGGCCGGCGTCGCCGTTTGACCGCCTGTTTCTTGAATCGTTTCCGTATTATTTAGGATTGGCGGAAAACGCGGTGCAATATGTGGCCGACACAGAGCTTGATGACGAACCGCTCCGTGTCGATTATGCGGCGTTTTGCCATGAGCGGCTGCCGCAAGCCGGCTGGGTTGAAGGAACGGAGGCGAAGCTGCCGCTCGATTGGGTGTACGACCATGGCGCCCGCGATTTGGCCGAGTGGGTGCGTCATTTGTATCAGCGGCACGGGAAACAGTGCCAACGGGCGGTGCGCCAGTTTCTCCAAGATTACGGGCATTTGGCGCCGCTGTCGCCGTTTGCCTGGCGGCTAGTTTATGCGCGCCTGCTGTTTCCGCTTCCGTATTTTGAATGCGTCGAGGCGTATTATACGGCGGCGGACCGCAAAGAACAGGCGAAACAGGAGCGCGCGCTGCGGCAGCTGCTTGACGCGTCGCGCGAGTATGAACAGTTTTTGGCGTCATTTGCCGAGATCGCCGGCATCGCCAACCGTATCCGGCTGCCGGCCGTTGAATGGCTGCCGCCGGCGCGATGA
- a CDS encoding phosphatidylglycerophosphatase A → MSEFIMNNLEQTARRWLEERGVTVEKIAELVYYLQSKYHPDLTMDECTENVNRVISKREVQNAILTGIQLDRLAEDGRLDEPLQSIIRRDEGLYGVDEILALSIVNVYGSIGFTNYGYIDKQKPGILQYLNDKSNGKCNTFLDDIVGAIAAAASSRLAHRAANAE, encoded by the coding sequence ATGAGCGAATTCATTATGAATAATTTGGAACAGACGGCCCGCCGTTGGCTCGAGGAGCGGGGGGTGACGGTGGAAAAAATTGCAGAGCTTGTGTATTATTTGCAATCAAAATACCACCCGGATTTAACGATGGACGAATGCACCGAAAACGTCAACCGCGTCATCTCGAAACGCGAAGTGCAAAACGCCATTTTGACCGGCATTCAGCTCGACAGGCTCGCCGAGGACGGCCGGCTTGACGAGCCGCTGCAATCGATCATCCGCCGCGATGAAGGACTGTACGGGGTCGATGAAATTTTGGCCCTTTCGATCGTCAACGTATACGGATCGATCGGGTTTACGAACTACGGTTATATCGACAAGCAAAAACCAGGCATTTTGCAATATTTAAATGACAAATCGAACGGCAAGTGCAACACGTTTTTGGACGACATCGTCGGCGCCATCGCCGCGGCGGCGTCCAGCCGCCTCGCACACCGGGCCGCCAACGCCGAGTGA
- a CDS encoding TIGR01457 family HAD-type hydrolase: MKRYKGYLLDLDGTMYRGTECIAEAREFVNELYRRGLPYLFVTNNSSRTPAQVAEKLRSFGVPADEKHVFTTSQATANYIFEQKPDASVYVIGEEGIRTALAEKGFRFAGEDADVVVIGIDRQLTYEKLAVACLAVRNGAMFISTNGDIALPTERGLLPGNGAITSVVAVSTQVKPTFIGKPENIIMEQALKVLGIPKEDVLMVGDYYETDILAGMNAGIDTLLVHTGVTTKEMLARYERQPTYTADSLREWMERL; the protein is encoded by the coding sequence TTGAAACGATACAAAGGCTATTTGCTCGACTTGGACGGGACGATGTACCGCGGCACGGAATGCATCGCCGAGGCGCGCGAGTTTGTCAATGAGCTGTACCGCCGCGGACTCCCGTATTTATTTGTGACCAACAACTCGTCGCGCACGCCGGCGCAAGTGGCGGAAAAATTGCGCTCGTTCGGCGTGCCGGCCGATGAGAAGCACGTCTTTACGACGAGCCAGGCGACGGCCAACTACATTTTTGAACAAAAGCCCGACGCGTCTGTTTATGTCATCGGTGAGGAAGGGATCCGCACCGCATTGGCGGAAAAAGGATTCCGCTTCGCCGGAGAGGATGCAGACGTGGTGGTCATCGGCATCGACCGGCAGCTGACGTACGAGAAGCTCGCCGTCGCGTGCCTTGCCGTCCGCAACGGGGCGATGTTCATTTCGACAAACGGCGACATCGCCTTGCCGACCGAGCGCGGGCTGCTGCCGGGCAACGGCGCCATCACGTCGGTTGTCGCCGTCTCGACGCAAGTGAAGCCGACATTTATCGGCAAGCCGGAAAACATCATTATGGAACAGGCGCTCAAAGTGCTCGGCATCCCGAAAGAGGACGTACTCATGGTCGGCGATTATTACGAAACGGACATTTTAGCCGGCATGAACGCGGGCATCGATACGCTGCTCGTCCATACGGGCGTCACGACAAAAGAGATGCTCGCCCGCTACGAACGGCAGCCGACCTATACGGCCGATTCGCTCCGCGAATGGATGGAGCGCCTGTAA
- a CDS encoding DUF86 domain-containing protein translates to MYFVDRNKMEERLRCMEQLMVHCKAQHRWDGALERLALERIAHVLIEAVLDVGNAMIDGFIMRDPGSYNDIIDILVDERVIAAEDGERLKAFIAHRKALVHDYTNIDHASLLADLNAHWPALEAYPKAVRHYLESELGPVSAFGNESMAGKEKDNR, encoded by the coding sequence ATGTATTTTGTCGACCGAAACAAAATGGAAGAGCGGCTTCGCTGCATGGAGCAACTGATGGTGCACTGCAAAGCGCAGCACCGCTGGGACGGCGCGCTCGAGCGGCTGGCGCTTGAGCGGATCGCCCACGTCCTCATCGAGGCGGTGCTCGATGTCGGCAACGCGATGATTGACGGCTTTATTATGCGCGACCCGGGAAGTTATAACGACATTATTGACATTTTGGTTGACGAGCGGGTGATTGCGGCCGAGGACGGCGAGCGGCTGAAAGCGTTCATCGCCCACCGGAAAGCGCTTGTCCACGACTATACGAATATTGATCATGCGAGCCTGCTCGCCGATTTGAATGCGCATTGGCCGGCGCTTGAGGCGTATCCGAAGGCGGTGCGCCATTACTTGGAAAGCGAGCTCGGCCCGGTGTCGGCGTTTGGCAATGAATCGATGGCCGGAAAGGAGAAGGACAACCGTTGA
- a CDS encoding DUF3055 domain-containing protein has product MGERFYLYDDTVEAAVRFVSFVGGRQRFDLALIETDRFYGKYLVLDLQSNRFAILGRDDLEEPGYIEHAYALDGQDADDLRAFLDECLS; this is encoded by the coding sequence ATGGGTGAACGGTTTTACTTATACGATGACACGGTCGAAGCGGCGGTCCGGTTTGTCAGCTTTGTCGGCGGACGGCAGCGGTTCGATTTGGCGTTAATTGAAACCGACCGCTTTTACGGAAAATATTTGGTGCTCGATTTGCAAAGCAACCGCTTTGCCATTCTCGGCCGCGACGATTTGGAGGAACCGGGCTATATCGAACACGCCTATGCGCTCGACGGACAAGACGCCGACGATTTGCGCGCCTTTTTGGACGAATGTCTTTCATAA
- a CDS encoding YutD family protein yields the protein MICINNHCYELVENVKNAFNEEVFRARYADILGKYDYIVGDWGYNQLRLRGFFDDHNQKATYDTKISTLSEYLYEYCNFGCAYFVLRKVKR from the coding sequence GTGATTTGCATTAACAATCATTGTTACGAACTCGTTGAAAACGTCAAAAACGCCTTTAACGAGGAAGTATTTCGCGCCCGGTACGCCGATATTTTAGGGAAGTACGACTACATTGTCGGCGATTGGGGATACAATCAGCTTCGCCTGCGCGGGTTTTTCGATGACCATAACCAAAAGGCGACATACGACACGAAAATCAGTACGCTGTCCGAGTATTTGTACGAATACTGCAATTTCGGCTGCGCCTATTTTGTATTGCGCAAAGTGAAGCGGTAA
- a CDS encoding YhcN/YlaJ family sporulation lipoprotein: protein MRRPWLAVAFGTAVALAGCAQTAQDENTDVYKRSGNTINVTDRNELYNENGVPNGDDTPMNNFGYVRHQKSPTLGDANGYNDMPSFNREQAADLISKLCTQLPGVNDVATLVTDEEVLVVYDADTKNRQQTADQVKKTALSVVPRYYHVYIADNPQLMRDIERFGRLDSNSRDIDRIIDATIQQMLKYPQGKKLNDGENENGEMINETNDNLDRDFRDGTPRPAPEGR, encoded by the coding sequence ATGAGACGACCATGGTTGGCCGTTGCGTTCGGAACGGCCGTCGCCCTGGCCGGCTGCGCGCAGACGGCACAGGACGAAAACACCGACGTCTACAAGCGGAGCGGCAATACGATCAATGTGACCGACCGCAACGAGCTCTATAACGAAAACGGGGTGCCAAACGGCGATGACACGCCGATGAACAACTTCGGCTACGTCCGCCACCAAAAAAGCCCGACTCTCGGCGATGCCAACGGCTATAACGACATGCCGTCATTCAACCGCGAACAAGCGGCCGATTTAATCAGCAAATTGTGCACGCAGCTGCCAGGCGTCAACGACGTCGCCACGCTCGTCACCGATGAAGAGGTGCTTGTCGTCTATGACGCCGACACCAAAAACCGGCAGCAAACCGCCGACCAAGTGAAAAAGACAGCACTGTCCGTCGTTCCCCGTTACTATCATGTGTATATCGCCGACAATCCGCAGCTGATGAGGGATATTGAGCGTTTCGGCCGCCTTGACTCCAACAGCCGCGATATCGACCGAATCATCGATGCGACCATCCAGCAAATGTTGAAATACCCACAAGGGAAAAAACTAAACGACGGGGAAAATGAAAACGGCGAGATGATCAATGAGACAAATGACAACCTCGACCGCGACTTCCGCGACGGCACGCCGCGGCCGGCACCGGAGGGACGTTAG
- the lipA gene encoding lipoyl synthase, with product MATKEEHVRKPDWLKIKLNTNEHYTGLKKLMRENRLHTVCEEAKCPNIHECWALRRTATFMILGSVCTRACRFCAVKTGLPTELDWQEPERVAESVRIMNLKHVVVTAVARDDLKDGGAAVFAETVRAIRRKNPFTTIEVLPSDMGGVYENLKTLMDARPDILNHNIETVRRLTPRVRTRATYERSLEFLRRAKELQPDIPTKSSIMVGLGETKEEIIEAMDDLRANQVDILTIGQYLQPTKKHLKVVKYYHPDEFQELKEIALSKGFSHCEAGPLVRSSYHADEQVNEAAKAQQLKA from the coding sequence ATGGCGACGAAGGAAGAACATGTTCGCAAGCCAGACTGGTTGAAAATTAAGCTGAATACGAACGAACATTACACCGGATTGAAGAAACTGATGCGGGAAAACCGTTTACATACTGTATGCGAGGAAGCGAAATGCCCGAACATTCATGAATGTTGGGCGCTCAGACGGACGGCGACGTTTATGATTTTAGGCAGCGTCTGCACGCGCGCCTGCCGCTTTTGCGCCGTCAAAACGGGGCTGCCGACCGAGCTTGACTGGCAAGAACCGGAACGCGTCGCCGAGTCGGTGCGCATCATGAACTTAAAGCATGTCGTCGTCACCGCGGTCGCCCGCGACGATCTCAAAGACGGCGGAGCGGCGGTGTTTGCGGAAACGGTGCGCGCCATTCGCCGGAAAAATCCGTTTACGACGATTGAAGTGCTGCCGTCGGATATGGGCGGCGTGTATGAAAACTTAAAAACGCTGATGGACGCCCGTCCCGATATTTTAAACCATAACATCGAAACGGTGCGCCGCCTGACGCCGCGGGTACGCACCCGCGCGACCTACGAACGTTCGCTTGAGTTTTTGCGGCGCGCGAAAGAACTGCAGCCGGACATTCCGACGAAATCAAGCATCATGGTCGGCCTTGGGGAAACGAAAGAGGAAATTATCGAGGCGATGGACGATTTGCGCGCCAATCAAGTCGACATTTTGACGATCGGCCAATATTTGCAGCCGACGAAAAAACATTTGAAAGTCGTCAAATACTATCATCCCGACGAATTCCAAGAGCTGAAAGAAATCGCGCTAAGCAAAGGGTTCAGCCATTGCGAAGCCGGCCCGCTCGTCCGCTCGTCGTACCATGCCGATGAGCAGGTGAACGAAGCGGCGAAAGCGCAGCAGCTGAAAGCATAA
- a CDS encoding M23 family metallopeptidase: protein MHRWLVAIWVAAILFIAAGAAYAAETEDAVYKQRMELYKKAEAVSLIPWYYFAAIDQYERNIRQARRDLPKPTGVLGLYIKPEIWAGPLNKNPHDTNPFTISQFGGLGVDGDGDGEARADDDDDLIMAIARYLQTYGIDHHHIKVALWNYYQRAKAVDLILGKAKIYKKYQTLKLDKHVFPLPLRANYSYRDTWGDARGWGGRRIHEGTDIFAGYGVPVRSTCYGIVELKGWNKYGGWRVGIRDINNTYHYFAHLNGFAAELREGQIVEPGTIIGSVGSSGYGPPGTAGKFPPHLHYGMYKDNGYTEWAFDPYPHLKAWERAERQQQRR from the coding sequence GTGCACCGATGGCTTGTCGCCATATGGGTGGCGGCGATTTTGTTCATTGCCGCCGGTGCGGCTTACGCGGCGGAAACGGAGGACGCCGTATACAAGCAGCGCATGGAGCTGTATAAAAAGGCGGAAGCCGTTTCGCTCATTCCGTGGTATTACTTTGCGGCCATCGACCAATATGAACGGAACATCCGCCAGGCGCGCCGCGATTTGCCGAAACCGACCGGCGTTCTCGGTCTTTACATCAAACCGGAAATATGGGCCGGCCCGCTGAACAAAAATCCGCACGATACGAACCCGTTTACGATTTCCCAGTTTGGCGGGCTCGGTGTGGACGGAGACGGAGACGGCGAGGCGCGGGCCGATGACGATGATGATCTGATTATGGCGATAGCCCGGTATTTGCAAACGTACGGCATCGACCACCACCATATTAAAGTGGCGCTTTGGAATTATTACCAACGGGCGAAAGCCGTTGACTTGATTTTAGGGAAGGCGAAAATTTACAAAAAGTATCAAACGCTGAAATTGGACAAACACGTGTTCCCGCTCCCGTTGCGGGCGAATTACAGCTACCGTGATACGTGGGGCGATGCGCGCGGCTGGGGAGGACGCCGCATCCATGAAGGAACCGACATTTTCGCCGGCTACGGCGTGCCGGTGCGCTCGACGTGCTATGGCATCGTCGAACTGAAAGGGTGGAACAAATACGGCGGTTGGCGCGTCGGCATCCGTGACATCAACAACACGTATCATTATTTCGCCCATTTGAACGGCTTTGCCGCCGAGCTTCGCGAAGGGCAAATCGTCGAGCCGGGCACGATCATCGGCTCCGTCGGCAGCTCCGGCTACGGGCCGCCGGGCACCGCCGGAAAGTTTCCGCCCCACCTCCATTATGGCATGTACAAAGACAACGGCTATACGGAGTGGGCGTTTGACCCGTATCCGCACTTAAAAGCGTGGGAACGGGCCGAGCGGCAGCAGCAACGACGCTAG
- a CDS encoding ABC transporter ATP-binding protein, whose translation MLKVDGIDVFYGNIHALKGVSLEVNSGEIVTLIGANGAGKTTLLKTISGLLKPKSGDIVYEGVSIAGKAAQAIVKHGISHVPEGRRVFANMTVEENLELGAFLRKDKQGIQDDFANVYQLFPRLEERRKQLAGTLSGGEQQMLAIGRALMARPKLLLLDEPSMGLAPLLVKTIFRIIQEINESGTTILLVEQNAHMALSIADRAYVIESGRVVLSGTAGELQASEQVRQAYLGGH comes from the coding sequence GTGTTGAAAGTGGATGGAATCGATGTGTTTTACGGCAACATTCATGCTTTAAAAGGCGTATCGCTTGAGGTCAACAGCGGGGAAATCGTCACGTTGATCGGCGCGAACGGCGCCGGCAAAACGACGCTGTTGAAGACGATCTCCGGCTTGTTGAAGCCGAAAAGCGGCGACATCGTCTACGAAGGGGTTTCGATCGCCGGCAAGGCGGCGCAAGCGATCGTCAAGCACGGCATTTCCCACGTGCCGGAAGGACGGCGGGTGTTCGCCAACATGACGGTTGAGGAAAACTTGGAGCTCGGCGCGTTTTTGCGCAAAGACAAGCAAGGGATTCAAGATGATTTCGCGAACGTGTACCAGCTGTTCCCGCGCCTTGAGGAGCGGCGCAAGCAATTGGCCGGCACGCTTTCAGGCGGCGAGCAGCAAATGCTTGCCATCGGCCGCGCGCTCATGGCGCGCCCGAAGCTGCTCTTGCTTGACGAACCGTCGATGGGGCTCGCGCCATTGCTCGTCAAAACGATTTTCCGCATCATCCAAGAAATCAACGAATCGGGAACGACGATTTTGCTTGTCGAACAAAACGCCCATATGGCGCTCTCGATCGCCGACCGCGCCTATGTCATCGAATCCGGGCGCGTCGTCCTGTCGGGGACGGCCGGCGAGCTGCAGGCGAGCGAACAAGTGAGACAGGCGTATTTGGGCGGGCATTAA
- a CDS encoding ABC transporter ATP-binding protein, producing the protein MTTRTPLLKVESVGIQFGGLKALSGVNMELYEGELVGLIGPNGAGKTTLFNLLTGVYVPTEGRIVLDGETVNGLPPYKITRKGISRTFQNIRLFGELSVLDNVKVAYHAHARHSMLSSIFRLPSHFRGEKEMEEKAIEFLDIFHLGDVMHEQAKNLPYGQQRRLEIARALAAQPKVLLLDEPAAGMNPQETNELMNLIAFIRERFALTILLIEHDMSLVMGICERIYVLDHGQLIAHGTPEEVRSNPKVIEAYLGEEVS; encoded by the coding sequence ATGACAACAAGAACACCGTTGCTTAAAGTGGAAAGCGTCGGCATCCAATTTGGCGGGCTGAAGGCGCTCTCCGGCGTGAATATGGAACTTTACGAAGGAGAGCTCGTCGGGCTCATCGGCCCGAACGGCGCCGGTAAAACGACGCTGTTTAACTTGTTGACGGGCGTGTATGTGCCGACGGAAGGGCGGATTGTGCTTGACGGGGAAACGGTAAACGGCCTGCCGCCGTATAAAATTACGCGCAAAGGGATCAGCCGGACGTTCCAAAACATCCGCCTGTTTGGCGAGCTGTCGGTGCTTGACAATGTGAAAGTGGCGTACCATGCGCACGCCCGCCATTCGATGCTGAGCTCCATTTTCCGCCTCCCGTCCCATTTCCGCGGGGAAAAGGAGATGGAAGAGAAGGCCATTGAGTTTTTGGACATTTTCCATTTAGGGGACGTGATGCATGAGCAGGCGAAAAACTTGCCGTACGGCCAACAGCGCCGGCTTGAGATCGCCCGGGCGCTCGCGGCGCAGCCGAAGGTGCTCCTTTTGGACGAGCCGGCGGCCGGCATGAACCCGCAAGAAACGAACGAATTGATGAACTTGATCGCGTTTATCCGCGAACGGTTTGCGTTGACGATTTTGTTGATTGAGCACGACATGTCGCTTGTGATGGGCATTTGCGAGCGCATTTACGTGTTGGACCACGGCCAGTTGATCGCCCACGGCACGCCGGAAGAAGTGCGCAGCAACCCGAAAGTGATCGAGGCTTACCTTGGCGAGGAGGTGTCGTGA
- a CDS encoding branched-chain amino acid ABC transporter permease produces MATWKRTRGFWVSIILVFAFFAVVQWLIASGMLNIFYVNTLFFMAINVILAVSLHLIIGITGQFSIGHAGFFAVGAYASAIMTMKLQLPFAVGIAAAGVAAALAGLLIGVPSLRLKGDYLAIATLGFGEIVRIALLNIDYVGGASGMTVTHMTTWPWVFACLLATIVVIANFTNSTHGRACISIREDEIAADAMGINTTYYKVAAFAIGSFFAGIAGALYAHHFYIIQPSNFGFLKSFDILIFVVLGGLGSLSGAVVAAVLLTVVSTFLQNYPETRMIIYSLVLILVMLYRPKGLMGTKELTSLFKWRKAAQGGMNHDNKNTVA; encoded by the coding sequence ATGGCAACTTGGAAGCGGACGCGGGGATTTTGGGTTTCCATCATACTGGTTTTTGCCTTTTTCGCCGTTGTACAGTGGCTCATTGCAAGCGGAATGTTAAACATCTTTTATGTGAACACCCTCTTTTTTATGGCGATTAACGTCATTTTGGCCGTCAGCCTTCACTTGATTATTGGGATTACCGGACAGTTTTCCATTGGCCATGCCGGCTTCTTCGCCGTCGGCGCCTACGCCTCGGCGATTATGACGATGAAGCTGCAGCTGCCGTTTGCCGTCGGGATCGCGGCCGCCGGGGTGGCGGCGGCGCTGGCCGGCCTCTTGATTGGCGTGCCGAGCCTGCGCTTAAAAGGCGATTATTTGGCGATCGCCACGCTCGGCTTTGGCGAAATCGTCCGCATCGCCTTATTGAACATCGATTATGTCGGCGGCGCGAGCGGGATGACGGTAACGCATATGACGACATGGCCGTGGGTGTTCGCCTGCTTGTTGGCGACGATTGTCGTCATCGCCAACTTCACGAACTCGACGCACGGACGGGCGTGCATCTCGATTCGCGAAGATGAAATCGCCGCCGATGCGATGGGGATCAACACGACGTACTACAAGGTGGCGGCGTTCGCGATCGGATCGTTTTTCGCTGGCATCGCCGGGGCGCTGTATGCGCACCACTTTTACATCATTCAGCCGTCGAACTTCGGCTTTTTGAAATCGTTCGACATTTTGATTTTTGTCGTCCTCGGCGGGCTTGGCAGCTTATCCGGCGCGGTGGTGGCAGCGGTGTTGCTGACGGTCGTTTCGACGTTCTTGCAAAATTATCCGGAAACGCGGATGATCATTTACAGCCTTGTCTTGATTTTGGTGATGCTGTACCGTCCGAAAGGGCTGATGGGCACGAAAGAATTGACTTCGCTTTTCAAGTGGCGGAAGGCGGCGCAAGGGGGAATGAACCATGACAACAAGAACACCGTTGCTTAA
- a CDS encoding branched-chain amino acid ABC transporter permease: MELIQQLVNGISLGSIYALIALGYTMVYGIVRLINFAHGDVFMIGSFVGFYAVTMLGVGFFPALLLAMAACAVLGVLIERIAYKPLRNATRIAVLITAIGVSLLIEYVMIYLRGAQPEAYPGALLPGGNIKLFGVVVSSQSLFILGTSLALMILLQFIVHRTKIGKAMRAVSHDAEAARLMGINVDNTISATFAVGSALAGAAGVIFGIYYTKIDPLMGILPGLKAFVAAVLGGIGIIPGAMVGGLLLGVIESLVSGLGYSLWRDGVAFVILILILIFRPAGLFGKNVREKV, translated from the coding sequence ATGGAACTCATTCAACAGCTCGTGAACGGCATTTCGTTAGGCAGCATTTATGCGCTCATCGCTCTTGGCTATACGATGGTCTACGGCATCGTCCGGCTCATTAACTTCGCCCATGGCGACGTCTTTATGATCGGTTCATTCGTTGGGTTTTACGCCGTCACGATGCTTGGTGTCGGCTTTTTTCCGGCGCTTTTGCTGGCGATGGCGGCTTGCGCCGTGCTTGGGGTGCTCATTGAGCGGATTGCGTACAAGCCGTTGCGCAACGCGACGCGCATTGCCGTTCTCATTACCGCAATCGGCGTCTCGCTGCTTATTGAATACGTCATGATTTATTTGCGCGGGGCACAGCCGGAGGCGTACCCGGGCGCGCTGTTGCCGGGCGGGAACATAAAGCTGTTTGGCGTCGTCGTTAGCAGCCAGTCGCTGTTCATCCTCGGCACGTCCCTCGCCTTGATGATCCTTCTTCAGTTCATTGTTCACCGGACGAAAATCGGGAAAGCGATGCGCGCCGTCTCCCACGATGCGGAAGCGGCCCGGCTGATGGGGATTAACGTCGACAACACCATCTCCGCCACGTTTGCCGTCGGCTCGGCGCTCGCCGGAGCAGCCGGTGTTATTTTTGGCATTTATTATACAAAAATTGATCCGTTGATGGGCATCCTTCCCGGCTTGAAGGCGTTTGTTGCCGCCGTGTTGGGCGGAATCGGCATCATCCCGGGCGCGATGGTGGGCGGGCTGTTGCTTGGCGTCATCGAATCGCTTGTCAGCGGGCTCGGGTATTCGCTTTGGCGCGACGGGGTGGCGTTTGTCATTTTAATTCTCATCCTCATTTTCCGGCCGGCCGGATTGTTTGGCAAGAACGTACGAGAAAAAGTGTAA